A segment of the Labrus mixtus chromosome 15, fLabMix1.1, whole genome shotgun sequence genome:
TAAGCCATGGGAAATAGTTTAATAGATTGTTGCTAATGCTAAGGTACTTAATGCTTCTTGGGAGGCTACACAAAACTTCTGGTGAGATAGACATCAGTTCATTCTTAGAGATGTCCAGGTAGGCAAGGTTTGCCAGGTTTTGGAAGAAATGAGTGTATTTGTTGTTATCAAAATTCCACATTATGTCCAAGTGGTTTCCATTAAAGTAAAGGAACTTCAAAGAGGTGCTGATCAGCCTTTGATTTATTCGCATCCCAATGCCATTATTTGCCAGACTCAACACCTCCAGGTTGGTCAGATTCTGGAGAAAGTCTAAACGATGGCCCATTCCCCTCATATTGAAGTGAAAATCATTGTTACTAATGTCCAACACCTTCAGTGTGGCACTAAGCTCACTGAAAGCTTCTCTATAATAAAAATCAAGTCTGTTGTAGGACATAtcaagaaaaactaattttttCATATTCTCAAACAGCCCTTGCTTCAGTGTTTGACTCATGTAATTGTAGGAAaggtttaaacaaaaaacattttccatgcCCTCAAAcacctttttgtttaaagacaGAATGTTATTTTGAGAGAGGTCGAATGTAAGATTCTGTCCGCacaattggtttctgaagtcCCATAGTGATGGAATTCCAGACACATTGTCCTCAGACATTTCCAACCTGGGTGACTGATTTGAATCAGAAATGTCCTCTCCAGATGTTGCTTCTCGGTCAAACAGCATGAGTGATGGATCAGGAAGATTCAGTGTATGCAATTTTTGGTTTTGACAACTTTCTTGTGCCACGTTCTCAGATGACAGACTCGAGCAACATGGAAGGAAGTCAAGCATGTTTTGGGAGAGGTCAACCTTAATGAGAGACGGTAACTGTCTCAGAGCTGTCAAATTACAAGTATTGATGAAATTCATTCTCAGCTCTAGTTTTCTTAGATTTTGGAGTTTGTACAGAACGTTAAAGCTCTCATCCGAAACCTTGTGGAAAAAGTTACCACTGAGAAGAAGCGCTTGTAGCCCAGATATGTCGCTAACATTTGGAGAAAGGATCAGTTCAGGAAATGTTTTCAGTGGTTCGTAGTTATAGATAAGGCTTATCCAAGTGAGGCCCTTCAGCTCTGAAAAGAAGGTGCCCGTACGTATAGCATATGCCAGGAGATTGTCAGAGAGGTCTATACTATGTAACTTTTTCAAAGGTTGGAAAAGACCCTCTGGGAATGTTTTCAAAGAGTTCCCTCTTAAGCTTAGGAAAGTGATGGAGCTGTTTTCAGCATAGAATGAGTTTGGATGGAGGTGAAGTGGGAGATTATTGGGGCAAGGGAAGCACGGCCTGGCTGCGTGGTCACAACGCTGGCAATTCCACTCCAAATTCAAATACTTGAGGACAGTCAAGTTAGCAAAAGCTCTGTCTAAGACCTCTGTGATTGTGTTCTCCTTTAAATCCAGGCTCTCTAGAGAGGGTGGCAACCCTTTAGGGATAGTAGTCAAATTATTATAACCCAGGGTAAGGTTTTTCAGTTTAGGGAGCTCTCTGAAAACCCTCTCGCTGATGTAAAAAGACTGTTTGCAAGGGTTTGCATAATAGCAGTTCCTTGTGAGTAAGAGCTGTTCGAGATAAGGTGTTTTCAGGGGGTTAACGATGTGGAAGATACGATTATTCTGTAGATCAAGTAACTTCAGGCTTTTAGGTAACAGGGGAATAGAAGTGAGGCTGTTTCCTGACAAATACAAAAATTGAAGCTTCTGTAGTTCCTTGAAGGCGTTATTGTCGATCTTCATCTCACATGAGTGGTCCTCCAAAGGTCTCAGGTGACCTGGTTGACAGTTTCCCATTATTTTCAGAGTGTTGAGGTTTGGAACACCTGAAAAAGCATCCTGCTCCACTTGCTGTATCTTAGTCTTACTTAAATTGATTGAAATTACAGTTTTAGACTTGATGTGCGGGATATGCGTGATCGGTCTGTCATAGCAGTCCACTGTGGTATTGTTCACATCCGTCTCACACGGGAAGAATCTGGTGATTATAGTCCTCACTGATGGGAGAAGTAGACAAAGGATAAGGATCTTCTTCAACATAgcctaaaaaagaagaagaagccaagCATTATACATAACATTTTTCCTCAGACAAGCCATTATTCAAGTTCAATTATAGTATATATCAATCTACAGTTAGAGCAGCTAAAACAATCTGGAAGAAATCACTCTGCTTCAAAATCAAAAGTCAAGATCACCCTATCCCTAACCCAGTTTCCAAACATACATACAGCACATTCAGAGTATTCTGTAGTATTCCAGTGTCCATACACACAGTTTTCAGACCccttcacctttttctcatcttatGTTGCAGCCTTATGGTAAAatcaattaaattatttttttcctcatcaaTCTATACTCAATACCCCATAATGACAATTTTTTCTAaaaggaaaaactgaaatatcacactGACATAAGTATTCAAACCCTTTAGTTGAAGCACCTTTGTCAGTAATAACAGTATCGAGTCTTCTTGGGTATGGTGCAACAAGCTTTGTGGATTTTCTGCCATTCTTCTCTGCAGATCCTCTCAAagtctgtcaggttggatgggGACCATCGGTGGACAGCCATTCTATTGGGGTCAAGTCAGGGCTCTGGTCGGGCTACTCAAGGACATTCACAAGGTTGTCCCTAAGCAACTCCTGCATTGTATTGGCTGTGATGCCATTGTCCTGTTGGAAGGTGATCCTTCTGCCCATTCTGAGGTCCTGAGCGCTCTGGGACGGGTTTTCACGGGATAACTCTAAAGATAACTAAGGTTTTTTACTCAGTTAGGCTTTCCCTGAATCATGACCAGTTGCTCAGTCCCTGCCGCTGAAAAATACCCCCAAAGCATGATTCTTGCGCTACCGTGCTTCACTGTTGGGCAGGTGATGACTGGTGCCTGGTTTCCTCCAGACATGACGCCTACAGTAGAATGGAGGCCTAACAGTTCAATATTGGtttcatcagaccagagaatcttgtTTCTCACCGTCTGAGTGCGCTTTAAGGGCTTTTTGGCAAATTCCAAGCAGGCTTTTATGTGTCTTTCACTGAGGGGATGCTTCCATCTGGCCACTTTGCCATAAAGCACAGATTGGTGGAGTGTTGCAGTGATGGTTGTCCTTCTGAAAGGTTCACCCATCTCCACACACGATCTTTTGAGCTCAACTATAGTGACCATCAGGTTCCTGGTCAGCTCTCTTACCAAGGCCCTTCTCCTCTGATTGCTCAGCTTGGTTAAGCAGCCGGCTCTAGGAAGAGTCCTGGCTGTTCCAAACTTcctccatttaaggattatagAGGCCACTATGCTTTTGGGGACCTTCACTGCAGCAGACATTTTTTGTAGCCTACCCCAGATCTATGCCTTGACAATCCTGACTCTAAGCTCTGcaggcagttccttcgacctcttttttttcctctgatatGCATTTCCAGTTGTGAGACCTTATATAGACAGGCATGTGCCTTTCTGAATCATGTGAATCATGTGAATTTACCACAGATGGACTCCAGTAAAGGTGGAGTAACATCTCAAAGGTGATCATGATAAATGGGAATCCCTTGAGCTAAATTTCAAATGTCatagcaaagggtctgaatacttgtTTTACCATAAGGCTGCAACATAACAagatgagaaaaagagaaggcCTGAATACTTTCTGAATGCACTCTATATTTATAATGCAACAGTATACAATgcattaaatctgaaaaaatatAGTAAGTTTTCAAAagtaaaatcaaatattttcctACTTACCATTATAGGTATGGAGTGTATCTTAAATGTTTCACGGGGAGCAAGATGAAGCAAGCTTTAAACCAGGTGTAGAGCCGAAGACTGAAAATGATTGACAAAAGTCTGTGCAGTTGGCAAGAAACTGGATACGTTTATGCAGAAGTGAAAGCATGTGGTCAAACTTTAGCAGCATGATTAAAATCATGTGACCTAAGTTGTATTTCAGAAGAGCAtcagacaaacagcagcatcTTTTGTCACAACTGCTTAAGAATACATAATGGGTCACAGATACTAAATCCTTACTTTTTCTGACTGTAACGACGGAACAAAAAGCTCTTTTTCCAACAGGTTAACAAAACAGTATGACTTCCTTAATTCACAAAATGTTCTAAAGAAAAGGTAGAAGAAACCGATATAACCCTTCAACACCAGGTTCAGTTTCAATCTGCTAAAACGCTCATCAGCGACAAGAGCAGTATTTTcataataactttattaatataaactcaaacacaacttacagacaaataaagccctttattttctttaatgtggAGACTGCAAAATTAACAAACTGTGCAggttaaatgtgtttctgattaAGTAAAACtgcatcaaatgtgtttttattcaagtGCTGTGTTAAAACTATCGCTCCTTCATCAACTTCAATAAAGCAACCATGGAAACAAGTAACATAGTTACAGACAGATTACAAGTAGTGTATATATTTACAAGAAATCTTCATGTTGGAAAGCACTTTAAATTCTTTGGCTTGGACGTCAGAATGCCCTTGAAAAGAAACGTAGAATATCCCTTACACAGTTATTTGCTGTTATCTGATTTACCATCACTGACACATATGTTGAATTATCCATAGAGCAATGTTCATAAAGCCGTCAGACTCAGCATCCACCTTGGAGAGAGCATGATTGTTGCCCTGGTACCACAACAACCTAAAAAACCCAAATCAGAGCATTAGTGAATGATCAACAAAAGCCATGTTGTGCAGCATATACCTGACAGTTAATAGTGTCTAGTTGCTTACCGCACTGGGACCTGCTTTGCTTTGAGCGCTCTGTAATATTCAATTCCTTGCTTGTTGGGTACACGCTTATCATCTTCCCCTAAGGCAAGCAACACTGGTGTCTGTACCTAAACGGGAGATTGTTTGCAGTTACCATATTGTGTATCAACACTGATGAAGTCACATGCAAAAAGTAGACTTTAAGCAGAGATACTCTTACCTGTGTAACGTGTTTAATGGGGGACTTGTTCAACATCTGTTCCCAAACAGCTGGATCAGGTAGACAGTCGGTGCTGTAGTCGAAGCCGGCCTCAACCATGCACCTGCAACAGTCATGGTTAAACATCAACAGATAAATCACATAATGGCTTTGAGGTCCTTTGTTCCCACGGTATTTGTGTTTTGTACATTATAGAACACTCCCATCTCTAACAGGGGGGCAGACAAATGCCCTTTACCCCCCTCACTCGGTCACAGCTGTCATAGAGAAATGTCAGGtgcacaaatgaaaaaacaacgaAAGATGAGTGATTGTGCGGAACTGATGtaggaaaatataaaacaacGTGACAGTCTTACCAGTCTGGGATGTCTGTGCTGCCAATCATCGATGCCAGATTGATGACAGGGTTGCGAGCCACACAGGCCTTGTAGAATCCTGGGTACTGGCCAATGAGATGGCAGGCCAGGAAACCACCGTGGGAGCCCCCAGAAACTGACACCTTCTGCATGTCGAATTCGGCACCTTTCAGAACACTTTCAACAGCAAactgatggaggagggggggtttgTGAGAGGGAAGGCAGACAAGTCAAGATTTGAGAAAAACTTTAAGAAACAAACAACCTAAACAGAAACTATGGTAACACAACAACTAAATACAGAAACCAACCAACAGTAAGTATGAACCTCTTCTAACTCGGGCATGTAAAACGTTAGAGAGAATGGAGGACTTTGACTTTTAGTTAttttactgtggatttattttatttgttttctacatatttttaactacagcttttgttttctattgttttgtttccacatgtctgaaataaatcaaCCAATAAATCAATATGTTAGATATCAGCATAAAGAAACTCCTTAACTCTGTTTTACCAGCTTAAGCACACCTTTTATTGTTAATCAATTTcatgaattcaaaatgtaatgagCATGTCtatgaacacttttttttgttcttacttGAACATCTTTGACATCCTGGGTGCCAACATTTCCAGGTAATGAGAGGACGCTGTCCTGCCCGAACCCAATAGAGCCACGATAGTTCACtgcaagatgaaaaaaaagacacatcgACATGATTGACATGGATGTTTCAATGCTGATGACAAAGAT
Coding sequences within it:
- the tlr9 gene encoding toll-like receptor 9; the encoded protein is MAMLKKILILCLLLPSVRTIITRFFPCETDVNNTTVDCYDRPITHIPHIKSKTVISINLSKTKIQQVEQDAFSGVPNLNTLKIMGNCQPGHLRPLEDHSCEMKIDNNAFKELQKLQFLYLSGNSLTSIPLLPKSLKLLDLQNNRIFHIVNPLKTPYLEQLLLTRNCYYANPCKQSFYISERVFRELPKLKNLTLGYNNLTTIPKGLPPSLESLDLKENTITEVLDRAFANLTVLKYLNLEWNCQRCDHAARPCFPCPNNLPLHLHPNSFYAENSSITFLSLRGNSLKTFPEGLFQPLKKLHSIDLSDNLLAYAIRTGTFFSELKGLTWISLIYNYEPLKTFPELILSPNVSDISGLQALLLSGNFFHKVSDESFNVLYKLQNLRKLELRMNFINTCNLTALRQLPSLIKVDLSQNMLDFLPCCSSLSSENVAQESCQNQKLHTLNLPDPSLMLFDREATSGEDISDSNQSPRLEMSEDNVSGIPSLWDFRNQLCGQNLTFDLSQNNILSLNKKVFEGMENVFCLNLSYNYMSQTLKQGLFENMKKLVFLDMSYNRLDFYYREAFSELSATLKVLDISNNDFHFNMRGMGHRLDFLQNLTNLEVLSLANNGIGMRINQRLISTSLKFLYFNGNHLDIMWNFDNNKYTHFFQNLANLAYLDISKNELMSISPEVLCSLPRSIKYLSISNNLLNYFPWLNISALSNLRYLDLSQNYLTNLPSEVIEFGENFAHLDLSHNRLSCIPEDFLSKAESLQYLYLSHNQIKELNRQFLPAPFQNGSALQKLTLHANPFKCDCDTSWFADFLRTTPIHIPYLFTQIHCGYPESQQGESILHMDQHSCQDIYGSLACLVCSFLTVTFTVLPLLKHLYGWDLWYCLQVLWAGHKGHSQLVRSDSPYHYDAFVVFDTRNHAVRDWVYNELTDNLENSGHRRFCLCLEERDWIPGLSCIENLYNAVYGSVKTVFVLSSGPSGDDTVNGVIRQAFYMVQQRLLDEKVDVAVLVLLDEMFPKLKYLQLRKRLCRKSVLSWPRNPRAQPLFWNQVRMALSSDNLKFYDNNMSEGFI